GAGCGAATGTGCTCTTTTTGCGCTCAGGCAGGTTCATTCATGGATATAAGAAGGAGTATGAGGAAGATGCGGCAAAGCCAATTATTGATGACAACGATGCGTGATGTGCCTTCCGAGGCGGAGGCACTGAGCCATCAATGGATGCTCCGCGGCGGCTATATCCGTCAAACGGCAGCAGGAATCTATTCGTATCTGCCGCTGGGATGGCGGGTCTTGCGAAAGATCGAAGCTATTATTCGGCAGGAAATGGATGCCTCCGGCGGACAGGAAATGCTCATGCCCGCTGTTCAGCCCGCCGAGCTGTGGAAGGAATCGGGCAGGTACGATGTTTACGGTTCGGAACTCATCAGGCTGCATGACCGCCATAATCGGGAGTTCGTGCTTGGACCAACCCATGAAGAAGTGATTACGTCCATCGTTCGCCAAGAGATTTCTTCGTACCGGAAGCTGCCAGTCAACCTGTACCAAATTCAGAACAAATATCGGGATGAGCGGCGTCCGCGTTTTGGTCTGCTGCGGGGGCGTGAATTCCTGATGAAGGATGCGTATTCCTTTGATCGGAACTGGGGAGGCCTGGATGTGTCCTACCGGAACATGTATGAAACGTATGAACGAATCTTTAGACGCTGTGGCCTGACGTTCCGGGCGGTGGAAGCCGATGCGGGTGCCATTGGCGGACAAGGGGAAACCCATGAGTTTATGGCACTGGCGGATATAGGCGAGGATACCGTTGTTTCCTGTACCGATTGCAGTTATGCTGCGAATCTCGAGCGAGCGGAGTCTGCGGTTTCAGCTGAGCCTGCAGGAAGAGAATCCGTAAAGACAGACGGAAGCTCAGTTATAGAACGGGTAATAACTCCCGATGTGAAGAGCATTCAGGAATTGACTGACTTCCTGCAAGTCGGTCCGGAGCAATTGATCAAGACGCTGATTTACCACGTGGATGGAGAACGGGTTGCGGTGCTTGTCCGGGGAGACCGCGAAGCAAACGAGGCAAAGGTGAAGTCTTACCTAGAGGCAGAACTCGCGGAATTAGCGAGCGCCGAAGAGGTGATGCAGGCGACGGGAGCCCCGGTCGGGTTTGCGGGACCGGTAGGTCTAACCCTGAAGGTATTGGTCGATTCCGAAGTAGCAGCTATGGCAGAGGGGATCACCGGTGCTAACCAGGGGGATACCCATCTGAAGGGAGTCCGCCCAGGACATGATTTTTCGCTGGAACACACCGGCGATTTCCGAAATGTAACAGAAGGTGAACCTTGTCCGCGCTGCGGAGCTCCGCTTCAGTTTCATCGCGGGATCGAGCTTGGACATGTGTTCAAGCTGGGTACGAAGTACAGTGAGGCTATGAACGCCATGTACCTGGATTCCGACGGACGGGAGAAACCGCTGATCATGGGCTGCTACGGTATTGGCGTCTCCCGCGTCATGTCCGCCATCGCCGAGCAGTGCATCTCGGATGAGCGGTTGGTCTGGCCGATGTCCGTGGCTCCGTTCAAGGTGCACATTATCCCGGTTGCGGTTAAGGATGAGATACAGATGAAACTGGCTGAACATATCTACAGCGAGCTGAATAAGGCTGGTCTGGAGCCGCTGTTGGATGACCGGGACGAACGGGCTGGCGTCAAGTTCAAGGATGCCGACCTTGCCGGCGCTCCGATGCGTCTGATCGTTGGACGCGGAGCCGTTAACGGAGAGGTCGAATGGATGGGCGAGGACGGAATCAAGATCACCCTGCCTGCCGAGGAAGCCATCCAGCGCTCACGCGAGGAGATAGACCGTCAGCTGAAGTGATATTATGGAGCCTTTCAGTATGAGGCGAGTATTCATTGAGCTGGAGATGGGTAGAAAGAATTAACTTGGAATATCAAGAGGTTGCAGAACGTGCAATTTCCCAAGAGGGACTTTGTGGATCGAAAAGAGAGTGTAAACATCATGCAAGTCCTAAGAAAGTTTTACAGGATTGAAATGAAGCGTACTCAGCTAACTCAAAAAAACTACAGTTTCGCTAATGGAGAAGCATCCCCAAGTTTATATGACTATGGGGATGCTTTTCGTATATGAAAGAAGGTCATCTGCTTATTAAGATCAGACGGTACACGCTTTATGATGAACGAGCACGAAGCAGCGGAGCGGACGAATCGATTCCGTAAAAGCGGCAGCGGTCGCCTTTGCCATCGGATTTTTACAATGGATCAATAAAATAAGAAAAATCCGGGGGCAACAGCGATTGGAGGAACGATGCGTACGTGAAGCGTCCTTTGATGGGAAACAGTAGCATCTAAACCAGGCACCCTGCTATACATATCCCGATTTCAAGCTTATGATGAAAGAGTCGGATTTGAAGTCATAATGCAGATGGAGGTTGCATCTACAATGAATCAGGAAGAGAAGGGAAATAGCCCGGACATTCATCATATAGAAGAACATCAGCTCAGTCAGGTGAAGATTACATTGTCCAACCCTTTAAGATGGGTGAACAGCTATGTGCTGCGGGGGGATGACGGTGTGACCATCATCGATCCGGGGCCGCGAACGAGTTCCTCGGAGCAGGAATGGCTGGCGGCGATGGAGCAGCTCGGGTTCGAGTACAGCGACATCGCTTCGGTCGTGCTGACCCATCATCACCCGGATCACTATGGGCTTGCCGGGTGGTTTCAGGAGCGTTCGGGCGCCAAGGTGTGGATGTCAGAGCGGGCGCATCGGGAAGCGATGCTCATGTGGGGAACGGATTCCACAATGGATCACGAACTCCCGGTGTTCTTCCGGCAGCAGGGCATGCCGGAAACCAAGCTTTCCCTGCTGCCGGAGCATCTGAACGGCTTCTTCCCCCAAGTTACGCCGCAGCCGGAGATCTCGTTTATCAGCGAGGATCTGCCGTTCCGGATGGGCAGCCGGATATGGGTGCCGGTGCAAACGGCCGGCCATGCTCCGGGGCATCTGTCGTTCTTCCATGCAGACAGCGGCGTTCTGCTATGCGGCGATGCCGTGCTGCCGCAAATCTCGCCCAACGTGAGCCTGCTGCCCGGCAGCGACGCCGAGCCGCTGGCACTATTCCTCGCAGGGCTGCGCCGCCTGCGGGAGCTGCATGTCCGGACGGCGTACCCCGGACACCGCCACCCGTTCACGCATTTCCGTGAACGGATCGAGACGCTCCTCCTCCATCACGAGGAGCGCCTGGCCGCCATCGCCGGCATGCTGAGCGCTGCCGGCCGCCTAACCGCCTTCGAGGTCTGCACCGCCCTCTTCGGCGAGAAGCTCGGCATCCACCAGCTGCGCTTCGCCATGTGCGAAGCGCTGGCCCATCTCGCCGAGCTGGCCCGCCGCGGGGAGGCCGAGGAGATCGAAAACGAGGATGGAATGCGCTATTTTTCTGTACGGAAACAGCCGCATTCCTGATATAATCAAGACATGAATAAAACCGTCTGCTTGTACGTTGACTTCCATCATGCGTAGAATAGGCGGTTTTTTGTTTAATAGATTCAGAGGGCTACATTGTGGAGCATCTCTTGATCAGAAGCAGCCGATAGTCTGCCCGCGCAGCCGCTGCGATCAGGATGCTTGGCAAGTGGCGCCACGGCTTTTTTATAGAAGAGGAGGCCGATAATTCCTAAGATGGGGGGCCTTTCCCTCATTAGAGTCAGAGTTAGAGTCAGAGTTAGAGTCAGAGTTTCTCACTGCCCCGCATATAGCTGATGTACCTTGCTGTTTAAGTAAGGCATTCCCTCAAGGCTTTTTTCTTAATCACTCATCACCATGATTCACTCCACCATATTCGTATCGAAGCGTTCCCTTGGTTCCGCAATTTTCATGTTATAGGATTCGTATCTCATAAAGCCCCTTAAAGGAGAATCTGTCATGAAGAAAAAAGATGTGGTCGCTATGCTGCTCGCAGGAGGTCAGGGCAAACGGCTGAAGGGCCTCACGAAGACGCTCGCCAAGCCGGCTGTTTATTTTGGGGGTACATACCGGATCATTGATTTTCCGCTGAGCAACTGCTCCCATTCGGGAATCGACACGGTTGGGGTACTAACCCAGTATGAACCTCTGGTTCTGCATTCTTACATTGGCGTAGGAAGCGATTGGGACATGGACCGGTTGAATGGGGGCGTATTCGTGCTTCCGCCCCATGAACGCGAGGACGGGACGACCTGGTACCGCGGGACGGCAGATGCGATTTATCGGAATCTTAAGTTTATTGATCAGTACGATCCCGAGCACGTTTTGATTTTGTCGGGAGATCACATCTATAAGATGGATTATGACCGTATGCTGACTTATCACAAGGAGAAGGATGCCGATTGCACCATCTCCGTCATCGAGGTGAGCCTGGACGAAGCGAAGCGGTTCGGCATGGTGAATACGGATGAGAACTGCCGGATTTTCGAGTTCGAGGAGAAGCCTGCGCATCCGAAGAGTACGACGGCATCCATGGGCGTTTATCTGTTTCGCTGGAAGCTGTTGCGATCCTATTTACTGCGGAATGCGGAGCATCCGGATACGAGCCATGATTTTGGCAAAGACATTCTGCCGAGCATGCTGGCGGACGGCAAAACGCTGTACGCTTATCCGTTCGAAGGGTACTGGAAGGACGTCGGCACCATCGAGAGCCTATGGGAAGCCAATATGGATCTGCTCTGCGAGCAGCCCAAGCTGGACTTGAATGATCCGCTGTGGCGCATTTACACCCGGAACCCGAATCAGCCGGCAGAGTATATTTCTCCAACCGGCGTCGTCCGGAACAGCATGATTAACGAGGGCTGCACCGTGTGCGGCGAGGTAGAACATTCGGTCCTCTTTTATGGCGTGGAGGTAGGGGAAGGCAGTGTCATTACCGATTCCGTCATTATGCCCAAGGTGCGCATCGGTAGCCATGTACGAATACACCGGGCGATTATCACTGAGGACATGATCATTCAAGATCATGCCGTCATTGGTCCCCCTCCTGAAGATCCATCCCGGATTGTGCTTGCAAGCGGTCAAGATGAAGACGTCCTGAAGCTGCTTCAATCGTCGTCTTCGTCCCATAATAATCAAGGTTAGGATGGGATTCGCAGATGAGAGAACTCATGGGTATTATTAATTTGGAGCATGAACGGGATGTATTGAGTGAATTGACATATTACCGGTGCGGGGCCGCTGTGCCTTTTGCGGGGAGGTACCGCCTGATCGACTTCGTGATGTCCAATATGATGCATGCGGGCATCGAGGATATTGCGCTGTTTGTTCGCAGGAAATACCGGTCCCTGATGGATCATCTGGGCGAAGGCAGGCCTTGGGATATGCATCGCAAGCGGGGCGGCCTGTTCATACTTCCGCCGGATTGGAACGATGAAGCCGATGTGTCCGCCGGCGAGCTGCGGCATATTTATAACAATCTCGATTTTTTTGAGCGGGGATCCGCGAAGCATATCGTGCATTCCGGCAGCCAGCATATAAGCACCGTCGATTTCAATGAGGTATACGAATACCATTTGGAGCAGGGCGCCGACGTGACGCTTGTTTATACAAAAGTAACTGCACCACGGGAAGAGCACCGTTCCTGTGTTCGCCTCGATGTCGATGAGGACGGCATGGTCAAGGATATTCATTACGATCACAAGCATGATGCGGTATACATGGAGATGTTTGTGATGGAGAAAGCGCGGTTTCTGGAGATGGCCGACCACTGCATCGCCCATGGGGGCAGCCATTTCTTCCGGGACGCGATCATGCGTAACCGGCACAAGCTGAACATTGCGGGATATGAATACCTCGGCTATCATGCGGTGATCAATTCGCTTGAGAGCTATTACCGTACCAGCATGAACCTGCTGAATCCTAAAACGTACAACAGCTTGTTTCGCAAGCAGGCTGTCCACACCAAGATCAAGTATGAGGTTCCCGCTAAATATTTGAATTCGGCCGATGTGAGCAATGCACTGGTGGCCAACGGCTGCCAGATCGACGGGGAAGTAAAGAATAGCATTCTGTTTCGCGGAGTACAGGTAAAACGAGGCGCAAGCATCCATAACTCCATCATCATGCAAAAATGCGTCATTGGCGAGAATGTGAGGCTGGAGAACGTCATACTCGATAAAGATGTGATGATCTCGCGGGATCATAAGCTTCAAGGGGATTTTCGCAAACCTTTTGTCATCGCCAAGGACATCTCGATTTGATCACAAAATAATTCGAATCCGTCAGGAGGAACTTTCTTTTGTTTAACAACAAGGAAACATTCAAGCAGGTCTTTACGGAGCAGTTGGTGAGTCGGTTGGGGAAGGGACTTGAGGAAGCGACAGCTGAGGATGTATACAAAACACTCGGCGGCATGATCCGGGAGTATGTCGGACGGGAATGGGCGGCCGCCAATCGGATATACCGGGATACCGGGCAGAAGCAGGTATATTATTTCTCGCTTGAATTTTTGATCGGGCGGTTAATGGGAAACAATCTGCTGAATTTGGGCGTGCTGGGTATGGTCCGCAGCGGCCTTTTGGACCTCGGGTGGAATTTGGATGAGATTGAGGAGCAGGAACCGGATGCAGGCCTTGGAAATGGGGGGCTCGGACGTCTAGCGGCATGTTTTCTCGATTCGTTGGCATCACTAAGCTATGCAGGCCACGGGTGCGGAATCCGGTATAAGTACGGATTGTTTGAACAGAAGATTATTGATGGCCACCAAGTCGAGCTGCCGGACAACTGGCTTCAGCGGGGCAACGTCTGGGAAGAACGGCGGGCTGACAAGGCGGTGGAAGTGCGCTTTTGGGGCCGCGTGGAGGTGGATGTGCAGGAGGGGCGAACCGTGTTTCACACGATGGATTATGAGCGGGTTCTGGCGGTACCTTACGACGTTCCGGTGATCGGGTACGGTGAGGGGCAGGTGAACACGCTGCGATTGTGGAGCGCCGAATCCGCTTCGGATATATCCAGAATCCGTTCGGCTCATCATCACAACAGCTATTATAAATTTTTGGAATATAACCGTTCGGTCGAATCGATATCGGAGTTTTTGTACCCGGATGATTCGGCTTACGAAGGCAAGCTCCTCCGGCTGAAGCAGCAGTACTTTCTCTGTTCCGCGGGCGTTCAGAGCATTCTCAGGACGTTCGACAAGCTGGGACGGTCCTATCATGAGCTGCCCGAGCATGTGGCCATTCATATCAATGATACGCATCCGACCTTGGTGATTCCGGAGCTGATGCGGATTCTTATCGACGATAAGGGTTTCGGTTGGGAGGAAGCCTGGGACATCACGAGCCGGACCGTTTCCTACACAAACCACACGCTGCTTAGCGAAGCTTTGGAGAAATGGCCGGCCGGCATGGTTCGTGAGCTACTGCCGCGCATTTACATGATGATCGAAGAGATCAATAAGCGGTTCTGCGGCATGCTGCTGGAACGCTATCCTGGCGACCATGAGCGCATATCGCAGCTTGCCATCATTGAAAGCGACCAGATCCGCATGGCCAATCTGGCAATTGTGGGCAGCTATCATGTAAACGGTGTGGCGGCGCTGCACACGGAACTGCTTAAGACACAGGTCATGAAACCGCATTATGAGCTGTATCCGGAGCGATTCAGCAACAAAACCAACGGGATTACCCACCGGCGCTGGTTGATGCACAGCAACCCCGGCCTGAGTCAATTGATATGCGATGGTATCGGCGATTCATGGATCACGGATCCGCATCAATTAATTCAGCTCAAGGGACTGAAGACCGATTCCGCCTTTCAGCTGGGGATTCAGCGGATCAAACGGAACAATAAAGAACGGCTTGCCGATTACATCGCGAATAAGCAAGGGATTGTCATTAATCCCGATTCCATATTCGATGTCCACGTGAAGCGGCTGCACGGCTATAAACGGCAATTGCTGAATATATTACGGGTGATGCACGCGTATAACGAGATTAAGGATCAGCCAAGCGCGGATCGCGTTCCCCGTACCGTCATTTTTGGGGCGAAGGCAGCACCGGGTTATTATCTGGCCAAAAGCATCATCAAACTCATTAATGTCGTTGCCGAAGTCGTGAATAAGGATCCGCAGGTCAATGACAAACTCCAGGTGCTGTTCCTGGAGAACTATTCGGTGTCTCTGGCGGAGAAGATTATCCCCGCAGCCGATGTGAGCGAGCAAATTTCCACGGCTGGCAAGGAGGCATCCGGCACGGGAAACATGAAGTTCATGTTGAACGGCGCTTTGACCATCGGCACGCTGGATGGGGCTAATGTGGAGATGTTCGAGCTGCTTGGCCATGAGAATATGTTCCTGTTCGGATTGAAGCTGGAGGAAGTGCTTGAGTATTACAGGACGGGAGCTTATGTATCCAGGGAGCGGTATGAGCAGGATCCCAGAATCGCCCGTGTGCTGAATCAGTTAATATCTTCAGGACCTTTCTGCTGTCACGAGTTGGAGTTTGGTCAGATTCTCCAGTCCCTGCTTGATCATAACGATGAGTTTTTTGTATTAGCGGACTTTGCCAGTTATGTGGCAACCCAGTCGGAGATCGATCGTGCTTATTTGAATACCGGAGCCTGGACCGAGAAATCGATAATAAATATGGCCCACTCCGGACATTTCTCCAGCGATAACACGATTCACCGTTATGCATCCGACATCTGGAATGTTTCTCCTGTTATGGTTGGTGCGAACCGGTAATCTATCTCTATCATATTCTTTAAAAAAAGAACCCCGCCATAGGCTTGGCGGGGTTTCCATAGGCGCTCTATTGGAATGTTCTTCATCATATCATATGATGGATCTTTTCAAAAATGACTAGATAGATTTACCGATTTACGTGATTGGACAGCCCGTTTTTTCATAGGTGAGAGGAGGCTTCTTATTATAGAAGAAACTCATGGTTCCGGCCCGTAAAGAGGTATGCTTTCTAACTGCATTCGTCTATAATTCTTTGAAATTACCTACTCTCGGCTTGGATAGCTCCCGTCCGGTGAGCTGTTTCCTTCTGGTAGGCAGAAAAAAAGAAGATTCGCATGTTGAGCGAATCTTCTTTTTATGAGCGTTTTATTCTTTTGGAAGCTCTTCGGTCGTGCCGTACAACTCGATCTCACGCTCCGCTTGCTTGCGGTGGGCGATCCGGCTGCTGGCGGCTGCGGCAACCGCGCCGACGATATCGTCGAGAAAGGTATGTACACGGCCGCTTGATTTATCATTCAATTGCTCAAGGATGCCGGGTTTGAGTTTGTCGATATACCCGTAGTTGGTGAAGCCGATGCTTCCATATACGTTAACGATGGAAAATGCCAGGACTTCATCCACGCCGTATAACCCTTCGTCATTGGCCAGCATTTCTTGAAGCGGGGATATGAGATTGCCTTCCTCCGCCAAAATATCTAGTTGAATTCCGGTTAATACGGCGTTTTGGACTTCGCGTTTGCTGAGTACGGCATCCACGTTCTCCATGCACTCGTCCATGGTCAAATTCGGGTAGTATTTATTCTGAAGGATCATCACCAGTTCCGCGATTTCCTCCAACTTGATTCCACGCTTATGCAGCAGGCTCCGTGTCGCATCCGCTACCTTCTTGCTGTTCAGACTGTATGGAATGTTTGAATCGTTTTCTGCCATGATGGAACTCACCTCATTTTCGTGGTTGATGAAGATGCATACGACGATTGTACTTTTTCCACCCCCCTTTGTCCAGAAAGGGCAAAACTGAGAGTTATTTTTTTGGAAAGGGCT
This Paenibacillus sp. JZ16 DNA region includes the following protein-coding sequences:
- a CDS encoding proline--tRNA ligase, which produces MRQSQLLMTTMRDVPSEAEALSHQWMLRGGYIRQTAAGIYSYLPLGWRVLRKIEAIIRQEMDASGGQEMLMPAVQPAELWKESGRYDVYGSELIRLHDRHNREFVLGPTHEEVITSIVRQEISSYRKLPVNLYQIQNKYRDERRPRFGLLRGREFLMKDAYSFDRNWGGLDVSYRNMYETYERIFRRCGLTFRAVEADAGAIGGQGETHEFMALADIGEDTVVSCTDCSYAANLERAESAVSAEPAGRESVKTDGSSVIERVITPDVKSIQELTDFLQVGPEQLIKTLIYHVDGERVAVLVRGDREANEAKVKSYLEAELAELASAEEVMQATGAPVGFAGPVGLTLKVLVDSEVAAMAEGITGANQGDTHLKGVRPGHDFSLEHTGDFRNVTEGEPCPRCGAPLQFHRGIELGHVFKLGTKYSEAMNAMYLDSDGREKPLIMGCYGIGVSRVMSAIAEQCISDERLVWPMSVAPFKVHIIPVAVKDEIQMKLAEHIYSELNKAGLEPLLDDRDERAGVKFKDADLAGAPMRLIVGRGAVNGEVEWMGEDGIKITLPAEEAIQRSREEIDRQLK
- a CDS encoding MBL fold metallo-hydrolase; translation: MNQEEKGNSPDIHHIEEHQLSQVKITLSNPLRWVNSYVLRGDDGVTIIDPGPRTSSSEQEWLAAMEQLGFEYSDIASVVLTHHHPDHYGLAGWFQERSGAKVWMSERAHREAMLMWGTDSTMDHELPVFFRQQGMPETKLSLLPEHLNGFFPQVTPQPEISFISEDLPFRMGSRIWVPVQTAGHAPGHLSFFHADSGVLLCGDAVLPQISPNVSLLPGSDAEPLALFLAGLRRLRELHVRTAYPGHRHPFTHFRERIETLLLHHEERLAAIAGMLSAAGRLTAFEVCTALFGEKLGIHQLRFAMCEALAHLAELARRGEAEEIENEDGMRYFSVRKQPHS
- a CDS encoding glycogen/starch/alpha-glucan phosphorylase, translating into MFNNKETFKQVFTEQLVSRLGKGLEEATAEDVYKTLGGMIREYVGREWAAANRIYRDTGQKQVYYFSLEFLIGRLMGNNLLNLGVLGMVRSGLLDLGWNLDEIEEQEPDAGLGNGGLGRLAACFLDSLASLSYAGHGCGIRYKYGLFEQKIIDGHQVELPDNWLQRGNVWEERRADKAVEVRFWGRVEVDVQEGRTVFHTMDYERVLAVPYDVPVIGYGEGQVNTLRLWSAESASDISRIRSAHHHNSYYKFLEYNRSVESISEFLYPDDSAYEGKLLRLKQQYFLCSAGVQSILRTFDKLGRSYHELPEHVAIHINDTHPTLVIPELMRILIDDKGFGWEEAWDITSRTVSYTNHTLLSEALEKWPAGMVRELLPRIYMMIEEINKRFCGMLLERYPGDHERISQLAIIESDQIRMANLAIVGSYHVNGVAALHTELLKTQVMKPHYELYPERFSNKTNGITHRRWLMHSNPGLSQLICDGIGDSWITDPHQLIQLKGLKTDSAFQLGIQRIKRNNKERLADYIANKQGIVINPDSIFDVHVKRLHGYKRQLLNILRVMHAYNEIKDQPSADRVPRTVIFGAKAAPGYYLAKSIIKLINVVAEVVNKDPQVNDKLQVLFLENYSVSLAEKIIPAADVSEQISTAGKEASGTGNMKFMLNGALTIGTLDGANVEMFELLGHENMFLFGLKLEEVLEYYRTGAYVSRERYEQDPRIARVLNQLISSGPFCCHELEFGQILQSLLDHNDEFFVLADFASYVATQSEIDRAYLNTGAWTEKSIINMAHSGHFSSDNTIHRYASDIWNVSPVMVGANR
- a CDS encoding glucose-1-phosphate adenylyltransferase; translation: MKKKDVVAMLLAGGQGKRLKGLTKTLAKPAVYFGGTYRIIDFPLSNCSHSGIDTVGVLTQYEPLVLHSYIGVGSDWDMDRLNGGVFVLPPHEREDGTTWYRGTADAIYRNLKFIDQYDPEHVLILSGDHIYKMDYDRMLTYHKEKDADCTISVIEVSLDEAKRFGMVNTDENCRIFEFEEKPAHPKSTTASMGVYLFRWKLLRSYLLRNAEHPDTSHDFGKDILPSMLADGKTLYAYPFEGYWKDVGTIESLWEANMDLLCEQPKLDLNDPLWRIYTRNPNQPAEYISPTGVVRNSMINEGCTVCGEVEHSVLFYGVEVGEGSVITDSVIMPKVRIGSHVRIHRAIITEDMIIQDHAVIGPPPEDPSRIVLASGQDEDVLKLLQSSSSSHNNQG
- the glgD gene encoding glucose-1-phosphate adenylyltransferase subunit GlgD, with the translated sequence MRELMGIINLEHERDVLSELTYYRCGAAVPFAGRYRLIDFVMSNMMHAGIEDIALFVRRKYRSLMDHLGEGRPWDMHRKRGGLFILPPDWNDEADVSAGELRHIYNNLDFFERGSAKHIVHSGSQHISTVDFNEVYEYHLEQGADVTLVYTKVTAPREEHRSCVRLDVDEDGMVKDIHYDHKHDAVYMEMFVMEKARFLEMADHCIAHGGSHFFRDAIMRNRHKLNIAGYEYLGYHAVINSLESYYRTSMNLLNPKTYNSLFRKQAVHTKIKYEVPAKYLNSADVSNALVANGCQIDGEVKNSILFRGVQVKRGASIHNSIIMQKCVIGENVRLENVILDKDVMISRDHKLQGDFRKPFVIAKDISI
- a CDS encoding phosphatidylglycerophosphatase A family protein, with the translated sequence MAENDSNIPYSLNSKKVADATRSLLHKRGIKLEEIAELVMILQNKYYPNLTMDECMENVDAVLSKREVQNAVLTGIQLDILAEEGNLISPLQEMLANDEGLYGVDEVLAFSIVNVYGSIGFTNYGYIDKLKPGILEQLNDKSSGRVHTFLDDIVGAVAAAASSRIAHRKQAEREIELYGTTEELPKE